The Malus sylvestris chromosome 8, drMalSylv7.2, whole genome shotgun sequence genomic interval TCCAGCTACGCCCTGAACTTCGAGGATGACACCGGCAAGGCCGAAGATCAGCTCCTCGTCAACGGCTTCTCGGCTCGGCTCTCGGCATCGTCCGTCCCGACGACGCCGCTCGAGAAGAAGGTGAGCCGCAATGCGCTCGACGAAATTTTGGAGAACGAGGAAGAGTTCGCTGCGGAGGCTGCTGATAAGGATAACGAGGTGAAATGCCGAGCAAACGGCGGCGTCGCTCAGAGGAGGCGAGGGAGAAGCCGGCACTCATTGGCTTCGGCCGACTTCAGCTACGAGCCGTCGAGCTACGCCAGGAATTTCGAGGACGACGTGAACCGAGCTGACGAGATTATCTCCCTCAGAATGTTCGGGGGGTTGCTGGCGCAGCCGAAGCAGAGCTTGACGACGGCGCCTCCGCCTACCAAGTGTTCGCCGTTGCGTCCGGAGATTGCTGCGTTTAGCTAAAGATTAATTATGTTTTGATAATGCAATTACAAGTGTGTCGTCATCTGCAACTGATATGGCGGATGAGATTTTTCGGTTGAATTCGAGGCTCCGTACGACCAGAAACGGTGGGATTTTTTGGTTTCAGAGTTGATTATTGGGCTGGCCTGTTCGGCTGACATTTTAGACGAGTTTAAAGCCCATTTCTCTTCCAATTAAAAGCTGGGCTGATAAGGCCAGGAACTCGTATTGTTTTTTTCCTTATTATGTAGttgtttaattaaataattttacgagaaattgaaatttgggttttttaatttgagacatattataattttttttttagtacagcGATATATTTTATACTAAGATTGGGGAGTTTGATTAAGTCATACAATAGGCAGCCTAATTTGATAATGAAgtcgtcatccacgagattcgaacatgAGACattttacttacaagtaaatCGCTAGACTGTAGTAATCAATGATGAATCATAATTAGTATAATTAAATAATCGGATACCCTAAACCACTGTCATGGCTATAAGTTTACACAAGATATATTAATAAGGTATTTGCAAGTGGCAAGCACGAAGAAACCAAGCgaacaaagaaaaggaaacgaGTATTAAATATGACAAAAATCTGGattaatttcaaattaaaaaacccTATAATTATAGCTAACAAAGTGGCTAATGTTAGAAAAATAAGGTCTTCTGAGCAAAAATTGGtcacaaaatttcattaattatAAGTTAGAATACTGTTTAGCTCCTTACATATAAGAAGTCATTCTTTCTCATCTGAAGTTTATTATTACGAACTAACTCTAAAATATAAATGGagtagtgctatccacacaccttttttacttctcacacacctttctcAATTTTTGACTGTCAGATCGAATGAAGTGAATAAGGTTAATGACCAAAAATAGGTGCAAAAATAGCACTATCCATATAAATTATGTGATTTATTGGCACTTCCAAAGAGGAATTCCTTCATATAAGTAAGGGAGCTATTGAAAGGTGATTGGCACACCAGAAACGGGGAGCACAAGGTCACCTGTTCATCAATAGAAAAGAACGCCAGAAAAAATGTTGTGAACTCCCCCGGAATCCAAGAAAAAATAGCGGTAAGGCATTATGGCATTAAGGTTTTCTAGGTTTAGGCTAggcctgtaaacgggtcgggtttattgggtttgggtcgggtttaacccgacccgttaagctaacgggtcacccaaacccaacccgttaagctaacgggtcacccaaacccaacccgttaagttaacgggtcttaacgggtcacccatttcacccgtttcacccgttactgttgttgttgttttttttttttttttttttggttttttttggtttttttgtgtttttttacacatttcatccaaatcaatgCAAAAATGCAGCAGAGGATGCAACACAAGACTAATACTACTGGAGCATTGTCCCGAGTTTTCGTTAAGGCTCATGTCAAAAATTTCTTCAGTAAGTTCTTCCAAGTCAGCACCCTCTTTCTCTAAAGCtaaacataaaaagaaaaagggaaaaacaattataaactattatataagcaaaaacaaaaaaatac includes:
- the LOC126631153 gene encoding uncharacterized protein LOC126631153, with the translated sequence MLNEELRSQSPTSPLHHHKRHSRSICLPACFSSMSTHPFDVLDNDADHYHNCNSQRARTPPPRSPLPEIKDRCMHLISKIGGGVRSGRVRRRNASAEFSYDPSSYALNFEDDTGKAEDQLLVNGFSARLSASSVPTTPLEKKVSRNALDEILENEEEFAAEAADKDNEVKCRANGGVAQRRRGRSRHSLASADFSYEPSSYARNFEDDVNRADEIISLRMFGGLLAQPKQSLTTAPPPTKCSPLRPEIAAFS